Proteins encoded by one window of Cicer arietinum cultivar CDC Frontier isolate Library 1 unplaced genomic scaffold, Cicar.CDCFrontier_v2.0 Ca_scaffold_64_v2.0, whole genome shotgun sequence:
- the LOC101510999 gene encoding F-box protein CPR1-like, whose amino-acid sequence MKTFHGFGYDHVRDDYKVIRQLDFFVDSQANVPCEADVGFAPMWEIYSLRSNSWRKLDVDMPYCTMDNGVYMDAFCYWSGEDDYHSLSKVGPCLVSFDLCNEVFLTTPLPSNMVDDFDIWRMVLLNGSIALIIYDESTTFHIRILGELGVKESWANVFIVKPLPCAQHLIGVGEKGGIFLRKNDDELVWYDMSTQTIEELGVKISRGYCNIVVYKDNLLPIVGL is encoded by the coding sequence AGACCTTTCATGGTTTTGGTTATGACCATGTTAGAGATGACTATAAAGTGATTCGACAATTAGATTTCTTTGTTGATTCCCAAGCAAATGTGCCATGTGAAGCAGATGTAGGTTTCGCCCCAATGTGGGAGATATATAGTCTAAGAAGTAACTCTTGGAGGAAACTTGATGTTGACATGCCTTATTGTACTATGGATAATGGAGTGTACATGGATGCATTTTGTTATTGGTCGGGTGAAGATGATTACCATAGTCTTAGTAAGGTTGGGCCGTGTTTGGTATCATTTGACTTGTGCAATGAAGTGTTCCTTACAACACCTCTTCCCTCAAACATGGTTGACGATTTTGATATTTGGCGCATGGTGTTGTTAAATGGATCCATTGCTCTCATAATATATGATGAATCAACTACTTTTCACATAAGAATATTGGGTGAACTCGGTGTGAAGGAATCGTGGGCTAATGTCTTCATTGTCAAGCCATTACCTTGCGCTCAACATCTTATTGGAGTAGGAGAGAAAGGCGGTATATTCTTGAGaaaaaatgatgatgaactAGTATGGTATGATATGAGTACTCAGACGATTGAGGAGCTTGGTGTTAAAATAAGCCGAGGTTATTGTAACATTGTAGTTTATAAGGACAACCTTCTCCCAATTGTAGGTTTATGA